In Salvelinus namaycush isolate Seneca chromosome 12, SaNama_1.0, whole genome shotgun sequence, the DNA window CTGTGAATGGACTTGGTCAGTTTAGCTTGGAAAATGCTACCCTTGTCAATCTGCCGCTATAGGCAGCCACCTAATCTTGCCTAATGGACCGGCTGGCCTTGGATCatggaataaaaatatatattaaaacataACACAATTTCTTGAAAATATAAGCAAAATATTGGAACAAAACTCATACGTTTTATACACTCATCTGCACAGGTAGTTTCTAAAATGTCAATATTTTGTGATCCAAATGAAATCAGTTTTCTTGTGCACAACATCATTATACTAGCTAGTACTCCATGGTTTTGCATTAATATACATGTATACTTAGCGCTACCACTAGGAGGAGGCATACCATTGCCCCTTGGTCCATGACCATTGAAAGAAGCCAACGCTATTCTGTGTCTATTTATCCTGTTTTAATTTCTGTAAAATTAAAAGGCatggttttgttttcaaaatgtagATATGACATGTTTATCTAAACTGTGATGAGTGTTTTTGGTCATTTGGTCATGTATAATTGAAGTGTTTTGACCGAGTGAAAAACTAGTGAGATTTTCCAATTCATATGTGTAGCCAAGCAGCAAGCCAGCTACCTTGGAAGGTCAATGAGAACAAGGGGTTTGTGAAGTCAATGAGACTTTTTTTCTTCTTGTTTTTTTCTCGATTTcttaaaggcacaacctagatccGAGACAATGTTTTTAGTAGCTGCACATGTTATTACCCCAACCTTGTGAAAGTGACAAATTGACACATTTTCAgttgtcaaaaacaactttataccaAAGGAGTGCATTTGATTTGATGGCAGGCACATGTGCAGTTCGGCACAACATGACCATTAGACCCGACGACGGATTTCTGCACATgagcttagctagctaacgtagccaTGACATTGCCTACAAGAGTCATCAGGGATGTCTATTGAGGAAGCAGTTTCTAGACATCTTCATACTAAACCATATTTGACATTACTTCAAACAACGAACATTGTTTTTGCACATCATTTTGCACATCATTTTGCACGTCATTGCGCGCACGATAGAAAAGCAGAGCAGCAGAACACCATGACCTCCTccataaaaaaatattataataactATAACAAATGCGCCTGGGGCGACAAGGGGTGTTGTTTCACCTTTCACGGATCCCAACTTTTGTGGTGTCTGTTTATTTTATACTGCAAACAAAGCCCAACAAAACATGAGCCTTTAATTGACTGCAAGTATTTCTGCAAGGTATCCACTACTCTGGAGTATAAATGGTTTTACGATACCTTTTCCAAGGATTTCTCTACTTGTGGCCTAAAAGATGATGCTACCAAATGAATGAATTCCATCTTCTCTGCACATTTCCCTCATGTTTCTATAATATTATTGACTGGAACAATCTACAGTACCACACACCGACCAGACTCCTAAGGTTTCCACTTAAAGTCTGCAGTTACACTGCTTTATAACTTGATATAAGTATGAGCCTTAGTAATATCTGTCTCTTTGTATGAACATTTCAACAGACTCAAAATGGCTGTGTATTTAGTCAGGATCATTAAGAGATGATTAAACATTATAGTTGGGCATAAAGTCTTTAAAACATAATTCTACACCTTTCATTTAACAATGTATTAATATTAAGTTCAGAATATCTTGATTAACTTTTTATTCATATTATTGGGGGGCAATAAAGGTTGACATTGTTGTGTCCATTCTGTGGAAATAAAAAAGTAAACCCCTACGATTTAGCTTGCCCAGCAGTCATGATGTGAGGGAGAAACACAAAATGCATGGTTGGTTTTTAATTAAAGGAAATTAAAAAACAATAGTGGTGTTTGTACAAGAAAACACGCACATTCACACAAACccttataatatatattttacagggAATCCGGACCGCGGAAGATCCACGTTATAGCGCAATTTACATTCAAAGGCAATTTTAAATGCGTTCTCGGAGTttgcattcacggtaaatgctgcatatgtAAGCTCAaccggaaattacctttaaatgtcaagcGTGCTAAAACGCTGATCTTCCTCAGTccggattgaatctaggcctcaTTCGTTCATGCTGGTTCAAAACAAATGAAATATAAAAGTGAGTGTTCCTATATGTTAGTGTTTAGTGATCTGTGTGGGGGCTCCACCCTCCTAACAGAGCAGCAGATTAAGTGTTGTCTGAAGGCTGATCTGAAGGCCTCGTCCCTCAGGCCATAGATGAGGGAGCTCAGGCAGCGCGGAAGGATCAGCACTACCATGAAGTTGATAAAGCGCATCTGTGTGTAGACGGCTGGGGGCAGTTTGGCCAGCAGGGACTCCAGCACCACATACATGAAGGACATGATGGACAGACCCAACTGGAGCGCGTGCAGCAGCACGGTACGCATGGCCCTTTGTGCCGACCCAGGTTCAGAGGATGAGGCGGACCGGGCCTCCAGCATGATGGCCACGTAGGTGTAAACCAGCACAGCTGTTACTGTCACAAACAGCAGTGTATTCAGGGCCACACCCTTCTCCCGCTGCCATCCAGCTGTCTGCAGATGCTCGAGGGTACACAGCGCAGGTGACAAGAAGAAGGACGGCTCTGTGAGGAAGAGAGCACACACATCGATTAGCACGTTGATGACGCCCAGCGCCCACACCAGCCCCACGGCCAGCTGGGTCCTCCCGGGCGTGGCCAGCTCACTGTGCCGCAGCGGGAAGCAGACGGCTGTGTACCTCTCCAGGGACATAACAGCCAGGTTGAGGGGGCCATTGGTGAAAGTGCAGGAAGACAGCAGCACCATGAAGGCGCAGGCAACGCGGACCACAAACAGATAGAAGCTCCCCAGCATGTAGAGAGCCAGGGTGATAGCCAGGTGGATGGTGTCGTTGAACAGCATGTGGGCAAACAGGATGTAGCGGGCGGTGTGGCGGAATGAGGGTTTGCTCCACAGGGTAAACAGCATGGCCAGGTTGATGTAGATAAAGACCACGTGGGTCCCCAGCACCAGGAACATCTTGAAGATACGCTCCTCTGTGATGGCCAGCCGCATGGCCTGCAGCTGCAGATGAGTCAGACTCAGAGGCCCAGACACGTTGGCCATTTAGGCTCCTGTTGGAGGAAGATACAACCAGGGTGAGGAGGGAGCTGAGACTTTACAGTATGTACAGTCAAATTCACACTGATGTTCAGGCTAACTGTGTGATGTTCAGGCTAACAGTGTGACGTTCCGGCTAACAGTGTGATGTTCCGGCTAACAGTGTGATGTTCCGGCTAACAGTGTGATGTTCCGGCTAACAGTGTGATGTTCCGGCTAACAGTGTGATGTTCCGGCTAACAGTGTGATGTTCCGGCTAACAGTGTGATGTTCAGGCTGACTGTGTGATGTTCAGGCTGTCTGTGTGATGTTCAGGCTGACTGTAGATTAAGCTTACAGTAAAGTGCACAACATGTCATGGTTAAATGAAGTTGACCTAAACTGCCTTTTCAATCCCTAAGAAAGCATCTATACCTGATGATAATGTGTGTTCTTTATATCCAGCTGTGACACTGCAATGCTGCCCAATCCCACTGGAGGGTGGCCAGTTGAGTGGAAATATTATCTGCTGATCATGTCTCAGGAACTAATCTGATTCAATTTAAAGCTAAACATGTATTGCAAAAGCTAGTAAAATCAAAATCAACAAAAATTAACAACATTGAACACAACATGTTAAAAGCGTTTTGAAAACTGGTTATTAATCATTAGACTTTGCAAAATAATTTCAATCTCTCTGTATCCTCACCTTGAAGTTTCCACtgatactgtctctctctctctctgaggtgccAGGTTCACATCTTAAGATCTAAAAGGTGCATCCCTTTTAATATGTTAGCTACTATAGTGTCACTCGCTGACGTTGACATCACCCAACGCACCCAGAGACTGGGCCAGTAAAAACACGATTAATGACCCCCAGATAACTCCTGCGTTAAGGGAATTGAGCTCACTACTACTTCACTAAGGAGATTGAATAGGTGCTgaatcacagcctggtacggcaactgcagcgctctcaaccgcaaggctccccagagggtggtgcggtctgcacaacgcatcaccggcgcaaactacctgccctccatgacacctacagcacctgatgtcacaggaaggccaaaaagatcatcaaggacaacaaccacccgagccactgcctgttcacaccgctaccatccagaaggcgaggccagtacaggtgtatcaaagctgggaccaagagactgaaaaacagcttctatctcaaggccatcagactgcttaatagcaatcactaactcagagaggctgctgcctacattgagacccaatcactagtcactttaaacaatgtcactttaaataatgtcactttaaataatgccactttaaataatgtttacatatcttacattactcatatcaaatgtatatactgtattttataccatctattgcaccttgcctatgccgctcagccatctcccatccatatatttatatgtacatattctcattcacccctttagatttgtgtgtattgtgtatttgttgggaaattgttagattacttgttagatattactgcactgtcagaactagaagcacaagcatttcactacactcgcattaacatctgctaaccctgtgtatgtgaccaataaaattggatttgatttgaagttaTGGGGAGAGATGACCAGAAGGTCTAAAACATCCTCAGTATGTCTCTCTGTACTTCTAAAGCAGGCCTCCCCTacctgtcacgtctgctccctctctggcctctaggtcaccaggctgctcgttagggcgcacacctgtcaccagcgttaggcgcataatgacactcacctggactccatcacctccttgattacctgccctttatatgtcactccctttggtttcttccccagtcatcattgttgctgtttcatgtcagtgcgctgtttgtgtttcttggttaattcatttatttattaaacattcgttctgcattagcatcgaacagcccccgtgatatgcaacttttcagggaagctagaaaccaatatacacaggcagttagaaaagccaaggctagctttttcaagcagaaattgcttcctgcaacacaaactcaaaaatgttctgggacactgtaaagtccatggagaataagaacacctcctcccagctgcccactgcactgaggataggaaacactgtcaccaccgataaatccactataattgagaatttcaataagcatttttctacggctggccatgctttccacctggctacccctaccccggtcaacagcactgcaccctccacagctactcgcccaagccttccccttttctccttctcccaaatccagtcagctgatgttctgaaagagctgcaaaaaaattgacccctacaaatcagccgggctagataatctggaccctttctttctaaaattatctgctgaaattgttgccaccgctattactagcctattcaacctctctttcgtgtcgtctgagattcccaaagattggaaagcagctgcagtcatccccctcttcaaagggggacacactcttgacccaaactgctacagacctaaatctatcctaccctgcctttctacggtcttcgaaagccaagtcaacaaacagattaccgaccattttgaatcccaccataccttctccgctatgcaatctggtttcagagctggtcatgggtgcacctcagccacgctcaaggtcctaaacgatatcttaaccgccatcgataagaaacaatactgtgcagccctattcattgacctggccaaggctttcgactctgtcaatcaccacatcctcatcggcagactcgacagccttggtttctcaaatgattgcctcgcctggttcaccaactacttctctgatagagttcagtgtgtcaaattagagggtctgttgtccgggcctctggcagtctctatgggggtgccacagggttcaattcttggaccgactctcttctctgtatacatcaatgatgtcgctcttgctgctggtgagtctctgatccacctctacgcagacgccaccattctgtatacttctggcccttcttttgacactgtgttaacaaccctccaggcgagcttcaatgccatacaactctccttccgtggcctccaattgctcttaaatacaagtaaaactaaatgcatgctcttcaaccgatctctgcctgcacctgcccgcctgtccaacatcactactctggatggctctgacttagaatatgtggaccacTACAAATACAGTGGGGAggacaagtatttgatacactgccgattttgcaggttttcctacttacaaagcatgtagaggtctgtaattttttatcataggtacacttcaactgtgagagacggaatctaaaacaaaaatccagaatatcacattgtatgatttttaagtaattaatttgcattttattgcataagtatttgatacatcagaaaagcagaacttaatatttggtacagaaacctttgtttgcaattacagagatcatacgtttcctgtagttcttgaccaggtttgcacacactgcagcagggattttggcccactcctccatacagaccttctccagatccttcaggtttcgggcaatacggactttcagctccctccaaagattttctattgggttcaggtctggagactggctaggccactccaggaccttgagatgcttcttacggagccactccttagttgccctggctgtgtgtttcgggtcgttgtcatgctggaagacccagcctcGACtaatcttcaatgctcttactgagggaaggaggttgttggccaagatcttgcgatacatggccccatccatcctcccctcaatacggtgcagtcgtcctgtccccttagcagaaaagcatccccaaagaatgatgtttccacctccatgcttcatggttgggatggtgttcttggggttgtactcatccttcttcttcctccaaacacggcgagtggagtttagatcaaaaagctctatttttgtctcatcagaccacatgaccttctcccattcctcctctggatcatccagatggtcattggcaaacttcagacgggcctggacatgcgctggcttgagcagggggaccttgcgtgcgctgcaggattttaatccatgacggcgtagtgtgttactaatggttttctttgagactgtggtcccagctctcttcaggtcattgaccagttcctgccgtgtagttctgggctgatccctcaccttcctcatgatcattgatgccccacgaggtgagattttgcatggagccccagaccgagggtgattgaccgtcatcttgaacttcttccattttctaataattgcgccaacagttgttgccttctcaccaagctgcttgcctattgtcctgtagcccatcccagccttgtgcaggtctacaattttatccctgatgtccttacacagctctctggtcttggccattgtggagaggttggagtctgtttgattgagtgtgtggacaggtgtcttttatacaggtaacgagttcaaacaggtgcagttaatacaggtaatgagtggagaacaggagggcttcttaaagaaaaactaacaggtctttGAGAGcaggaattcttactggttggtaggtgatcaaatacttatgtcatgcaataaaatgcaaatgaattacttaaaaatcatacaatgtgattttctggatttctgttttcgattccgtctctcacagttgaagtgtacctatgataaaaattacagacctctctcTACAtgttttgtaagtaggaaaacctgcaaaatcggcagtgtatcaaatacttgttctccccactgtacctaggtgtctggttagactgtaaactctccttccagactcacatcaaacatctccaatccaaagttaaatctagaattggcttcctattccgcaacaaagcatccttcactcatgctgccaaacatacccttgtaaaactgaccatcctaccaatcctcgacttcggcgatgtcatttacaaaatagcttctaataccctactcaataaattggatgcagtctatcacagtgccatctgttttgtcaccaaagccccatatactacccaccactgcgacctgtacgctctcgttggctggccctcgcttcatactcgtcgccaaacccactggctccaggtcatctacaagaccctgctaggtaaagtccccccttatctcagctcgctggtcaccatagcagcacccacctgtagcacacgctccagcaggtatatctctctggtcacccccaaaaccaattcttcctttggccgcctctccttccagttctctgctgccaatgactggaacgaactacaaaaatctctgaaactggaaacactaatctccctcactagctttcagcaccagctgtcagagcagctcacagattactgcacctgtacatagcccatctataatttagcccaaacaactacctctttccctactgtatttatttattttgctcctttgcaccccattatttctatctctactttgcacattcttccactgcaaatcaaccattccagtgttttacttgctatattgtatttacttcgccaccatggcctttttttgccttcacctcccttatctcacctcacttgctcacattgtatatagacttatttttctactgtattattgactgtatgtttgttttactccatgtgtaactctgttgttgtatgtgtcgaactgctttgctttatcttggccaggtcgcaattgtaaatgagaacttgttctcaacttgcctacctggttgaataaaggtgaaataaataaatcaatataaTTCACTccttgaacttgcttcctgactctcagtgtACATAAGTACACTACCACTCTCCTCAGCTCTGGGCCAAAGGTCACTGCTGCTGTTCTGGCAAAGACAAGCAGGTACTAGTCTCAAAATACGGAGAATAATTATTGATGAATCTATTTAAGTGGGCAGTTAAATGTTGGGTTAGTAAAATGTATAGTTCAGCTTGTTTGTTTGACAGTCTTTTATTCAATGCTCCGATCCTGTAACAATCTTCAGAGGCCCACTGTGTGGAGGATCTATGAGTTCCCCTCTAACCACAGTAATCATTCGTCAATCCTTGTATCTATTCAATCTTCATTTTAATTAAGACCATTATTTGTTAAAATATGAATTTTCTGCATGAGACACTACTTAGATTCTCAGAGGTAAAATTGTAACGCCTCTGTCTGAATTGTGTGAATTAGTAGATAATTATTCAAACTATTTAATCATCAGCTCCCCTGGTGCTAGTTTGCGTGGATGAGTAAAGAGACTACTGCCTTGTTCTATGGAAATGGGTGACTTATTCCCTTTTGTTGTCAGGCCTGTAAGCAGAGATATCTGCCTGATCCTTTCAGTGTTGTGTTTTCTGGTATGATATACTGTATGGACTAATGGTTATCAAGAGGGACTTGATTTACTCCACATGGTGGATCCTAGGATTGACCTTACGCAATGCTCCATAGGCACCTTTCGTGTTTGATTGGTCACAACCATAGAGCTTGGAAATAATACATTTTAACATGGACATTGCCaatgagggcttccaccattttaaagtagtcaactgggtggggatttcCTATGTTGGTAGTGATCAGCCAACGATCAGAGCATTGTCTTCTTCAAATTGGGTGCTAGGGTTTGTAAATTACATAAATCTATACCACTGCTATCTAGTGGCCACAGTCAATTAATGACAACTTTTGGTTCAGGACTCCAGCACTGCAGGGAGTGGTAAATCACCTAAGTATATGGTCACAACACTCTTGTGCACCTGAGCAGGTGAAAGTTCAAGAAGTTGTAGTCCTCATCATGAGAGTGTGATGCCACATAAGAGGCTGTATTGCAGCAAGCCCTGGTGTCTATCTGTGctgtgagagggagggagctgcTATTGCAGAGCTCCAGGGTGCCGATCAGAAACATCCCCTCTGACCCTCTCCCCTGCCCCCtcattaatacacacatacatatttaATGTGATGATTTGACTTCTAATCCTTTATGCCATCATTAATGCTCTCAGTCAATATTTACATCATTAATGTCTGCTATGTTTGTGTTTACTAGAAGCCAGAGCTCGTCTGTGGCACTG includes these proteins:
- the LOC120057498 gene encoding odorant receptor 131-2-like, translated to MANVSGPLSLTHLQLQAMRLAITEERIFKMFLVLGTHVVFIYINLAMLFTLWSKPSFRHTARYILFAHMLFNDTIHLAITLALYMLGSFYLFVVRVACAFMVLLSSCTFTNGPLNLAVMSLERYTAVCFPLRHSELATPGRTQLAVGLVWALGVINVLIDVCALFLTEPSFFLSPALCTLEHLQTAGWQREKGVALNTLLFVTVTAVLVYTYVAIMLEARSASSSEPGSAQRAMRTVLLHALQLGLSIMSFMYVVLESLLAKLPPAVYTQMRFINFMVVLILPRCLSSLIYGLRDEAFRSAFRQHLICCSVRRVEPPHRSLNTNI